CTTGCAGCGGCATTTGGAATGGTTTAATACACATCCGTGGCTGACAGCGCCTATATTTGGCGTGACGGCAGCCATGGAAGAAGAAATGGCGAACAACAAAGGAATTGATGGAAAAGCGATCAGCGGAATGAAAATCGGTTTGATGGGCCCAATAGCGGGTGTAGGCGATCCGATTTTCTGGGGAACGATTCGCCCGGTCTTAGCTGCGTTAGGGGCGTCACTAGCTTTAGGCGGAAACATTGCCGGGCCTTTGCTATTCTTTTTCTTGCTGAATGCCATAAGATTAAGCACTAAATATTACGGGTTAAAGTATGGCTATGTAAAAGGAATCGAGATTCTGCAGGATTTAGCGGGGAATCGTATTCAAAAGCTGACAGAGGGCGCGTCGATTCTTGGGTTATTTGTTATGGGGGCTCTCGTTTCCAAATGGACCACGATCAACATTCCCATCGTTGTGTCAAAAATTAAGGATGAAAGCGGCAAAGTGGATGTTCAAACCGTACAAAATGTATTAGACAGCATTATGCCGGGTGCGCTGCCTCTAGGGTTAACGTTGTTAGTGGCATGGATGCTGCGCAAAGGGGTGAATCCTCTTCTCATTATATGCGGAATTTTTATCATCGGGATTGTTGGGTATTGGGCTGGATTCTTAGCATAAGCTCTGTGGAATGTAAGAAGAGGGAGACTGCCGCAGTCTATCATATAACATTCACTCGGATAAAAGCGGAAACCAGGGGAGAATGGCTACAAACTCACCAACTTGTACAGCAGTCTCTCTTGAAAGTGTTCAAACAAGAAGAGAGGAGCGAAGAAACAAATGAAAAAGAGACTTTCTCAAGGCATCATCATGTTGACCCTGCTGTTTACGATGGCATTTCCTGTTGAGGCAGCCGATTCAAGCTACTATGATGAGGATTATCGACCTCAATATCATTTTACGCCGGAGGCTAACTGGATGAATGACCCAAACGGGATGGTATATTATGATGGAGAATATCACTTGTTCTATCAATACCATCCATACGGGCTCCAGTGGGGGCCCATGCATTGGGGGCATGCCGTGAGCAAAGATTTGGTTACGTGGAAGCACCTTCCTGTTGCACTGGCTCCGGATGACAAAGGCACGATCTTTTCTGGAAGCGCAGTTGTAGACAAGAATAACACAAGCGGTTTTCAAACAGGCGAAGAGAAGCCGCTTGTGGCCATTTATACACAGGATCGGGAAGGGCATCAAGTACAGAGCATCGCCTATAGCAATGACAAAGGGAGAACGTGGACGAAATATGCAGGCAACCCGGTCATTCCAAACCCGGGGAAAAAAGATTTTCGCGATCCAAAAGTCTTTTGGTATGAAAAAGAAAACAAGTGGGTGATGGTGCTTGCGGCCGGTGACCGAATTCTTATGTATACGTCCAAAAATCTGAAGCAGTGGACATATGCAAGTGAATTTGGAGAGGGGCAGGGAAGCCATGGCGGAGTATGGGAATGCCCGGATTTGTTTGAGCTTCCGGTAGACGGCAATCCGAATCGGAAAAAATGGGTCATGCAGGTCAGTGTCGGAAACGGAGCGGTTTCGGGAGGATCAGGCATGCAATATTTTGTAGGGGACTTTGATGGAACTCATTTTAAAAATGAAAATCCGTCAAACCAAGTTCTCTGGACGGATTACGGCAAAGACTTTTATGCGGCTGTATCCTGGTCCGACATTCCATCCTCAGATGGCAGGCGGCTTTGGTTAGGCTGGATGAGCAATTGGCAATATGCGAATGATGTCCCTACATCCCCATGGAGAAGTGCGGCATCCATTCCAAGAGAGTTAAAATTGAAAACGCTTACTGGAGGGACTAGAGTCGTCCAAACACCGGTGAAAGAGCTGCAAACCATTCGCGGGAACGCTAGGAAGTGGAAGAATCAGACCATATCGCCTGCAAGTCAAAATGTGTTAGCGGGCCTATCTGGTGATGCGTATGAATTGCATGCAGAATTTCAAGTAACTCCAGGTTCGGCAGCTGAATTTGGTTTTAAAGTTCGAACAGGCAAAAATCAATTCACAAAAGTCGGCTATGATCGAAAGAACGCCAAATTGTTCGTTGACCGGAGCAAGTCGGGGAATGTCACCTTTCATCCAACCTTTAACACAGGAAAACAAACAGCTCCGCTGAAGCCGGTCAATGGAAGGGTAAAGATGCGCATTTTTGTCGACCGCTCTTCAGTTGAAGTGTTTGGGAATGACGGACAGCAGGTCATAACCGATATCATTCTCCCGGATCGATCGAGCAAAGGTCTTGAGTTATATGCGGCGAATGGCGGTGTAAAGGTGAAATCATTAGCGGCATACCCTTTACAAAAGGTGTGGGGAACGTCACCTTTTATCTCGAATTTGTCTGGCTGGACGACGGTCAATGGCACATGGGCTGACACAATTGAAGGAAAACAAGGAAGATCGGACGGTGACTCCTTTACGTTGTCTTCAGCTTCCGGATCAAACTTCACCTATGAATCTGATATCACCATTAAGGATGGAAACGGAAGAGGGGCGGGGGCGCTTATGTTCCGCTCTGACAAAGGCGCCAAAAATGCTTATCTTGCCAACGTGGATGCGAAGCATGACCTGGTGAAATTCTTTAAATTTGAAAACGGCGCCGCTTCTGTCATCGCCGAATACAAAACGCCGATAGACGTGAACAAACAGTATCATTTGAAAACTGAGGCCGAGGGCGATCACTTTAAAATTTATTTAGATGATCGTCTTGTGATTGATGCGAATGATTCCACATTCTCAGAAGGTCATTTTGGCTTGAATGTGTGGGATGCGACTGCTGTCTTTCAAAATGTAAACAAGGGGCCTTAAAATGGAATTTCATGTAGCAGACACTCAATAAAGCCCTTCATAAAACAGAAGCTGAGGGACAGTGGGTCAATCCATACTGTTCCTCAGCAAATCAATGTTTGTTAAAGGGTTGGCAACTTTATCGCGGTTTCGATATTTTGTAAATTCATCTTAACTTGTTCATCTGTGTTCCAAGGGTGGTACCAGCCCTTTTCCATCATATAGCTAGAGATTTGTTCATGCATATCGAGGGCTTCCTCTAAATGGCGGATCAGGACCTCTTTTACTTCAGGCGTTCCAGCTTCCGTTGCGGCCATCGCATAATTTCTGACGCCGTTTTTTGCGGCAATCAATAAATCCATGGCGATGATTTGGTCTGTCAGTACATTCATGCCGGTCAGATATTCAATGATAGGATTCATTATTCACTCATCTCCTCATTCATGCTTTGCTTTAGATAAAATCGAGGCAAATTCCTGTAGCTGCCGTGTGGTGGTGTCAACGTCTTGCTGCATGATTTCCTTCAGCTTCGGATCTGATACCAGCGCCTTCATTGTTTTGGATTTCGTTAAACAAAGTGTCTTAAATGCAGTCATTTCCTGAACCTCAAGCACTTCATGTAAGGCATAGTTCATTTCTGTAACCTCCGTTTTTTAAGGTTTTAACACAACTTTTATACAGTCATCCATTTTTGCATCAAAGATGTCATAGCCATGCTTGGCTTCACTAAGAGGCAGGACATGGCTTACAACGTCACCGGGGTCAATTTTGCCCGTTGACACTAATTCAAACATGTATGGCATATAATGGATCACCGGAGCTTGTCCAGAACGTATATTGATGTTTCGCTGCATGATATCTCCTAACGGGAAACCGTTATATCTGCCGCCGTACACGCCTGTAATTTGGATGGTTCCTCCTTTGCGGACGGCTTGGGAAGCAATGACCAACGCACTCATCGTTCCGCCATGAAGCTTTAATCCGCTTGCAAGGAATTCGAGGTCGCTCATTTTCCCATCCATCCCAACAGCGTCAATGACAACATCAGCTCCGCCTTTGGTGATTTCCTTCAAGTAACTCCCTGTATTCTCATGATCTTCAAAATTAACGATTTCTACTTGATTTGTTCGTTTGGCATGCTGTAAGCGGTAGTTTACATAGTCAACCGCTATAACGCGCTTTGCGCCCTTTAGCCAACAAAACTTTTGAGCAAAAAGGCCGACTGGCCCGCAACCTAGAACGATAACTGTATCGCCTTCTTTTACGCCGGCATTGTCAACACTCCAGAAACCGGTTGTCATGGCATCGGATATCACGCTTAACTTCTCATCGGGCTCCTCACAGGTTTCAGGAATTTTAAAATGGGTAAAATTCGCAAATGGCACTCTTAAATATTCAGCCTGTCCGCCCGGATAACCGCCTGTTTGTCCCGAATAACCGAAATAGGCGCCCATTTCTCCATTGTCATTAGATTGATCACACTGGCTTTCCAGCTGATGTTTACAAAAAAAGCATTCACCGCAGGCGATTGTAAAAGGAATAATGACGCGATCGCCTTTTTGCACTTTTGTCACGCCCGGCCCAACTTCTTCAACGATGCCCATCGGTTCATGGCCGATGACATAGTCTTCTTGCAGATTTGGAATGAATCCATGGATTAAATGTAAATCTGATCCGCAAATGGCTGTACTGGTGACTTTTAT
The Bacillus vallismortis genome window above contains:
- a CDS encoding GH32 C-terminal domain-containing protein codes for the protein MKKRLSQGIIMLTLLFTMAFPVEAADSSYYDEDYRPQYHFTPEANWMNDPNGMVYYDGEYHLFYQYHPYGLQWGPMHWGHAVSKDLVTWKHLPVALAPDDKGTIFSGSAVVDKNNTSGFQTGEEKPLVAIYTQDREGHQVQSIAYSNDKGRTWTKYAGNPVIPNPGKKDFRDPKVFWYEKENKWVMVLAAGDRILMYTSKNLKQWTYASEFGEGQGSHGGVWECPDLFELPVDGNPNRKKWVMQVSVGNGAVSGGSGMQYFVGDFDGTHFKNENPSNQVLWTDYGKDFYAAVSWSDIPSSDGRRLWLGWMSNWQYANDVPTSPWRSAASIPRELKLKTLTGGTRVVQTPVKELQTIRGNARKWKNQTISPASQNVLAGLSGDAYELHAEFQVTPGSAAEFGFKVRTGKNQFTKVGYDRKNAKLFVDRSKSGNVTFHPTFNTGKQTAPLKPVNGRVKMRIFVDRSSVEVFGNDGQQVITDIILPDRSSKGLELYAANGGVKVKSLAAYPLQKVWGTSPFISNLSGWTTVNGTWADTIEGKQGRSDGDSFTLSSASGSNFTYESDITIKDGNGRGAGALMFRSDKGAKNAYLANVDAKHDLVKFFKFENGAASVIAEYKTPIDVNKQYHLKTEAEGDHFKIYLDDRLVIDANDSTFSEGHFGLNVWDATAVFQNVNKGP
- a CDS encoding zinc-dependent alcohol dehydrogenase; this translates as MKAVTYQGIKNVVVKDVPDPKIEKSDDMIIKVTSTAICGSDLHLIHGFIPNLQEDYVIGHEPMGIVEEVGPGVTKVQKGDRVIIPFTIACGECFFCKHQLESQCDQSNDNGEMGAYFGYSGQTGGYPGGQAEYLRVPFANFTHFKIPETCEEPDEKLSVISDAMTTGFWSVDNAGVKEGDTVIVLGCGPVGLFAQKFCWLKGAKRVIAVDYVNYRLQHAKRTNQVEIVNFEDHENTGSYLKEITKGGADVVIDAVGMDGKMSDLEFLASGLKLHGGTMSALVIASQAVRKGGTIQITGVYGGRYNGFPLGDIMQRNINIRSGQAPVIHYMPYMFELVSTGKIDPGDVVSHVLPLSEAKHGYDIFDAKMDDCIKVVLKP
- a CDS encoding spore coat protein, with amino-acid sequence MNPIIEYLTGMNVLTDQIIAMDLLIAAKNGVRNYAMAATEAGTPEVKEVLIRHLEEALDMHEQISSYMMEKGWYHPWNTDEQVKMNLQNIETAIKLPTL
- the levG gene encoding PTS fructose transporter subunit IID; translated protein: MEKEKRLTKKEIFSMFIRSNFLLGSFNFERVQAMGYCYVMIPAIKKLYGPGAKRNEALQRHLEWFNTHPWLTAPIFGVTAAMEEEMANNKGIDGKAISGMKIGLMGPIAGVGDPIFWGTIRPVLAALGASLALGGNIAGPLLFFFLLNAIRLSTKYYGLKYGYVKGIEILQDLAGNRIQKLTEGASILGLFVMGALVSKWTTINIPIVVSKIKDESGKVDVQTVQNVLDSIMPGALPLGLTLLVAWMLRKGVNPLLIICGIFIIGIVGYWAGFLA